The Podospora pseudocomata strain CBS 415.72m chromosome 1 map unlocalized CBS415.72m_1, whole genome shotgun sequence genome has a segment encoding these proteins:
- a CDS encoding uncharacterized protein (EggNog:ENOG503PE8P; COG:S), with the protein MLPVFLLSVWRRLILTHRGCPLKSKPLFVYGTLCAPELLAMLLRESDETAPDVDKMLPMLQPATVKGYERPTTSQRRQLDNFEGEGEAYKCVPVRVHIATDQSVAADMYLWNGPMEKISPDPWDFAAFVKNGLQDFFLNVFEGMEFGGEDD; encoded by the exons ATGCTGCCTGTCTTTTTGCTGTCGGTTTGGCGGAGGCTGATTTTGACTCACCGTGGCTGCCCATTAAAGTCAAA ACCCCTCTTCGTTTACGGCACCTTGTGTGCTCCAGAGCTGCTTGCCATGCTCCTCCGAGAATCAGATGAGACCGCCCCCGACGTCGACAAAATGCTCCCCATGCTGCAACCTGCAACCGTCAAGGGATATGAGCGGC CGACCACGTCTCAACGTCGGCAACTCGACAACTTcgaaggtgaaggagaggcaTACAAGTGCGTTCCCGTCCGGGTTCACATCGCTACCGATCAGTCAGTAGCGGCAGACATGTACCTCTGGAATGGCCCGATGGAGAAGATATCTCCTGATCCTTGGGACTTTGCCGCCTTTGTCAAAAATGGGCTGCAGGACTTCTTCCTCAATGTTTTTGAAGGAATGGaatttggtggtgaagacgaCTAG